The Acanthochromis polyacanthus isolate Apoly-LR-REF ecotype Palm Island chromosome 17, KAUST_Apoly_ChrSc, whole genome shotgun sequence genome has a window encoding:
- the LOC110965771 gene encoding multidrug and toxin extrusion protein 1-like, whose amino-acid sequence MDDLATKNTCRGVNGQSKTDESPSPAARSVDSCCGSCLKRIKLWVPVEYKGEAVQVFKLAGPMLISQLMSFLIGFVSMVFCGHLGKTELAGVALAIAVINVTGISIGCGLASACDTLISQIYGSGNLKHVGVIAQRGVLILLLACFPCWALLINTQPILLAIRQSTEVARLSQLYVKIFMPALPAAFMYQLQGRYLQNQGIMWPQVISGAVVNVLNAFINYIFLYVLDLGVTGSAAANAISQYCLTLFLFGYIWVRGLHKATWNGWSRDCLQEWGPFLRLALPSMLMYCLEWWLYEIAGFLAGIISETELGAQSVVYQLAAVAYMFPLGFSVAASVRVGNALGAGNIEQAKLSSKVSLICAIIVACFLGACLGAANNVIGYIFTNEKDIIQRVADVIKMYSFIHVTEAFSGVTGGIVRGAGKPMVGAVCSLVGYYFIGLPIGVSLMFPLQMGIIGLWTGFLICALVMSAFFTVFLWKLNWDKAKEEALVRAGVHITVKKHSALDSDEKQVTVKTSRSHSLSPAQGKLEVLKSGQQASAGEALSVRQLVVRRGFAVLLMFVILATGVVISELLVRLLELDETP is encoded by the exons ATGGATGATTTagccacaaaaaacacatgtaGAGGAGTAAAtggacagtccaaaacagatgaatcaccttctcctgctgctCGCAGTGTTGACTCATGCTGCGGATCCTGCCTGAAACGCATCAAGCTCTGGGTACCTGTGGAATACAAGGGTGAGGCAGTCCAGGTTTTTAAACTGGCGGGACCCATG CTCATTTCACAGTTGATGAGCTTCCTGATCGGCTTCGTCAGCATGGTGTTCTGCGGTCACCTGGGGAAAACAGAGCTGGCAGGCGTGGCATTAGCAATAGCG GTAATAAATGTCACAGGCATTTCCATTGGCTGTGGTTTGGCATCAGCATGTGATACCCTCATATCTCAG ATTTACGGGAGTGGTAACCTAAAGCATGTGGGAGTGATTGCACAAAGGGGAGTTTTGATTCTGCTCTTAGCCTGTTTCCCCTGCTGGGCTTTACTTATTAACACTCAGCCCATTCTGCTGGCGATCAGACAGAGCACTGAAGTCGCCAG ACTCTCCCAGCTGTATGTGAAGATCTTTATGCCGGCTCTGCCA GCTGCCTTCATGTACCAGCTGCAGGGGAGGTATCTTCAGAATCAG GGCATCATGTGGCCCCAGGTGATAAGTGGCGCCGTGGTGAATGTTTTAAATGCATTCATCAATTACATCTTCCTCTACGTTCTGGATCTAGGGGTCAC TGGATCAGCAGCTGCCAACGCCATCTCACAGTACTGCTTGACTTTGTTCTTGTTTGGGTACATCTGGGTCAGAGGGCTGCACAAAGCTACATGGAATG GTTGGTCAAGAGACTGCCTGCAGGAATGGGGCCCTTTCCTGCGCCTGGCTCTCCCAAGCATGCTGATGTATTGTCTGGAGTGGTGGCTGTATGAGATTGCAGGCTTCCTGGCGGGCATCATCAGTGAGACTGAGTTGGGGGCTCAGTCTGTAGTTTATCAACTGGCTGCAGTCGCTTACATG TTTCCTTTGGGTTTCTCTGTTGCTGCGAGTGTTCGGGTTGGAAATGCTCTTGGTGCTGGGAACATAGAGCAGGCCAAGTTGTCCAGCAAGGTCTCCCTGATCTGTGCAA TTATTGTTGCATGCTTCCTTGGAGCCTGTCTTGGTGCAGCTAACAATGTGATTGGTTACATTTTCACCAACGAGAA AGACATTATTCAGAGAGTGGCAGACGTTATAAAGATGTACAGTTTCATCCATGTTACTGAGGCCTTTTCG GGTGTAACAGGAGGCATTGTCAGGGGGGCGGGGAAGCCAATGGTTGGTGCTGTATGTAGCTTGGTTGGATACTACTTCATTGGATTGCCCATTGGAGTGTCTTTGATGTTTCCCCTGCAAATGGGTATTATAG GCCTTTGGACGGGGTTCCTAATTTGTGCTTTGGTAATGTCCgcgttttttacagtttttctttggAAACTCAACTGGGACAAAGCCAAGGAGGAG GCACTGGTAAGAGCTGGAGTCCATattacagtgaagaaacattctG CTCTGGACTCTGATGAGAAACAGGTCACCGTAAAGACCAGTCGATCACATTCTCTGAGTCCAGCACAGGGGAAGCTTGAAGTGCTCAAATCAGGTCAGCAGGCGTCAGCTGGAGAGGCTTTGTCAGTCAGGCAGCTGGTGGTTCGACGTGGCTTCGCTGTGCTGCTCATGTTCGTCATCCTTGCCACTGGAGTCGTCATCAGTGAGCTGCTCGTCAGGCTGCTCGAATTAGATGAGACACCATAA
- the slc47a1 gene encoding multidrug and toxin extrusion protein 1 codes for MEKLGSPGPAQPLQGEGPVAGVSVAKTAGVVGDEEATLASSKLFRCACVRRWLPLAYREELYQVLLLTGPLLLSRILNFLLPFVISIFCGHIGNAELAGYALATATINVTTSAIGHGLALACDTLISQTYGGKNMKRVGVILQRSSLILLLYCVPCFGLLINSQNLLLLMHQEEEVARIAQLYVMAFLPAVPAMFLHQLQVSYLQNQGIILPQMYTAAAANILNILFNYVLIFSLDMGVTGSAIASTLSQITICLLLFGYIRWKKLHLQTWGGWTTDCLQEWGSYMKLAVPSAFMICFEWWIWEVGGFLAGSLGEKDLAAQHIMVEIGAITYMFPLGIHAAACVRVGNALGAGDTERVKVTCKVALALSGVLAVFQGTVLAGSKSVIGYIFTNDADIVETVSESVTVYIFLQFFDSILCVCLGIVIGSGMQKIAAFTNLVGYYCIGLPVGIALMFKAKLRILGLWLGIAICCFSQTGFFLVLIFNLNWKKVSYKAQKRAGKKSLATPKCSALMNEVMLPGLPDTAQLNSAGASKTNDYSRVSTQDQELKVDHEGNNINAGKAERDAEQSKNTKPEKLLSVNQLILRRGLTLLVTVLILAVGVALHIAFPPPEPSAQGWANVTLNFTSDSTPTPLTSLNLTQNI; via the exons atgGAGAAGCTGGGTTCCCCAGGACCTGCACAACCCTTGCAGGGTGAAGGGCCCGTTGCTGGGGTTTCTGTTGCCAAGACTGCAGGCGTTGTGGGAGATGAGGAGGCGACACTGGCCAGCTCAAAACTGTTtcggtgtgcatgtgtgagacgTTGGCTACCACTGGCCTACAGAGAAGAACTTTACCAAGTCTTGCTGCTCACAGGCCCACTG CTGCTGTCTCGGATTCTGAACTTTCTCCTGCCGTTTGTTATCAGCATATTCTGTGGTCACATTGGCAATGCTGAATTGGCTGGATATGCACTGGCCACAGCG ACCATTAACGTAACCACATCTGCGATAGGCCATGGCCTCGCTCTGGCTTGTGACACACTTATTTCTCAG ACATATGGCGGTAAGaacatgaaacgtgtgggagtAATTCTACAGCGGAGTTCACTGATCCTGCTGCTGTATTGTGTGCCATGCTTTGGTCTTCTCATAAACTCTCAGAACCTACTGCTCCTCATGCACCAAGAGGAAGAGGTGGCAAG AATTGCCCAGCTCTATGTGATGGCATTTCTACCAGCTGTTCCA GCCATGTTCCTGCATCAGCTTCAGGTTTCCTACCTGCAAAACCAA GGGATCATTCTGCCTCAGAtgtacacagcagcagcagcaaacatccTTAACATATTATTCAACTACGTGTTAATCTTCAGCCTCGACATGGGCGTCAC tggatCAGCGATTGCTAGCACTTTATCTCAGATCACCATCTGCCTGCTGTTGTTTGGCTACATCAGGTGGAAGAAGCTCCATCTGCAGACATGGGGAG GTTGGACCACTGACTGTCTGCAGGAATGGGGCTCTTATATGAAGTTGGCTGTTCCCAGTGCATTTATGATCTGCTTTGAATGGTGGATCTGGGAGGTTGGAGGTTTCCTTGCTG GTTCACTTGGTGAAAAGGATCTGGCTGCCCAGCACATCATGGTGGAAATTGGAGCGATAACATATATG TTTCCTTTAGGTATCCATGCAGCtgcctgtgtgcgtgttggAAATGCTCTTGGGGCTGGAGACACCGAGAGAGTCAAAGTCACCTGTAAAGTGGCCCTAGCTCTGTCAG GAGTTCTTGCTGTGTTCCAGGGTACTGTCCTCGCAGGCTCTAAGTCAGTGATTGGCTACATATTCACTAATGATGC CGACATTGTGGAGACTGTGTCAGAGAGCGTCACAGTCTACATTTTTTTACAATTCTTCGATTCAATTCTG tgtgtttgctTAGGGATTGTTATAGGATCTGGGATGCAGAAAATTGCTGCCTTCACCAACTTGGTGGGTTACTACTGCATTGGCCTGCCAGTGGGAATAGCTCTGATGTTCAAGGCCAAGCTGAGGATATTGG gCTTGTGGCTGGGTATCGCTATATGTTGCTTCAGTCAGACGGGCTTCTTCCTTGTTCTGATCTTTAATCTCAACTGGAAAAAAGTCTCATACAAG GCTCAAAAGCGAGCTGGGAAAAAATCACTGGCGACACCAAAATGTTCTGCATTGATGAATGAAGTGATGCTGCCGGGCCTTCCCGACACA GCCCAGCTGAACAGCGCAGGAGCTTCTAAAACCAATGACTACAGCAGGGTCAGCACCCAGGATCAGGAGCTGAAAGTGGATCATGAGGGCAACAATATTAATGCAGGAAAGGCTGAGAGGGACGCAGAGCagagcaaaaacaccaaacctgAAAAGCTGCTCTCTGTCAATCAGCTGATCTTGCGTCGGGGATTAACCCTCTTGGTTACAGTTCTTATTTTGGCTGTAGGTGTTGCTCTCCACATTGCTTTTCCTCCTCCAGAGCCCAGCGCTCAAGGCTGGGCCAACGTCACCCTGAACTTCACCAGTGACTCCACTCCTACACCACTGACCTCACTAAACCTGACCCAAAACATCTGA
- the tmigd1 gene encoding transmembrane and immunoglobulin domain-containing protein 1: MTVNLKEENKKGASSVCVSPVIYDDNEATFTCQLKQDATHKASVTLRVTYPPELSGSEEVTVEEESTLVLTCDIWANPPVSTVEWTRNGSMVDLFEGGFVVTIGGSTSQLTVSKVERSLHEGTYMCTAKSPKYGPYSKTFYVTATDKTIKFPLMPTIAAIVVVVLTALLAVVSRWKKIVKCFKK; encoded by the exons ATGACGGTCAATCTGAAGGAAGAGAACAAGAAAGGTgcaagcagtgtgtgtgtttcacctGTCATCTATGACGACAACGAGGCCACTTTCACTTGTCAGCTGAAACAAGACGCTACACATAAGGCCTCTGTCACCCTGAGAGTCACAT ATCCCCCAGAGTTGTCTGGATCAGAGGAGGTTACGGTAGAAGAGGAGTCAACGCTCGTCCTGACCTGTGACATCTGGGCCAATCCACCGGTCTCGACTGTGGAGTGGACACGAAATGGAAGCATGGTGGATCTATTTGAAGGCGGCTTCGTTGTGACCATTGGTGGCTCTACTAGTCAGCTGACAGTCAGCAAAGTGGAGAGGAGCTTGCATGAAGGCACATATATGTGCACAGCAAAATCTCCCAAATATGGACCATACAGCAAGACTTTCTATGTCACAGCGACAG ATAAGACCATTAAGTTCCCACTGATGCCCACGATTGCAGCAATTGTGGTGGTGGTCCTCACTGCACTTCTTGCAGTTGTTTCACGGTGGAAGAAAATCGTAAAG TGCTTCAAGAAATGA
- the LOC110965768 gene encoding uncharacterized protein LOC110965768, whose translation MASSVMDGVGKAVVGVWRAHTVLDESDGAESSPEAPDRFRKLRSSSSLNSLRMSLRKRLPLRSVQANSLPENPTWETLKEEPKPSTISKLSRSARNSINGVYQRFQRTREFSREECLVATPGRDGENAGTSTSCTPRRTPRRAATPRRTPRAAATPGRTPGSRGRKTPEASVRGVKTGRGRRQLVRMAALRSPFASPNTQNQRLKFDQDLESVSSGLRRLKHLSKAFDDIIRRDDRPSTRERSGGAMMRKLDPSGKLSRSNLTRRATNFSNTLGGWAHTAVNTIRKPN comes from the exons ATGGCGTCTTCAGTGATGGATGGGGTGGGTAAAGCTGTGGTTGGAGTCTGGCGAGCACACACAGTCCTGGATGAGTCTGACGGAGCAGAGAGCTCCCCAGAAGCCCCTGACCGTTTCCGCAAGCTTCGctcctcatcttcactgaaCTCTCTGCGAATGTCTTTGCGCAAGAGGCTCCCACTGCGCTCGGTCCAGGCCAACTCCCTCCCAGAGAACCCAACTTGGGAGACCCTGAAGGAAGAACCAAAACCAAGCACCATCAGCAAACTCAGTCGTAGTGCTCGGAATTCCATCAACGGAGTATATCAG AGGTTCCAGAGGACCAGAGAGTTTTCACGTGAGGAGTGTTTGGTAGCAACACCAGGTCGTGATGGAGAAAATGCTGGTACTTCTACTTCTTGCACACCGAGGCGCACACCGAGACGAGCTGCAACACCCAGACGCACCCccagagcagcagcaacacCAGGGCGTACTCCAGGCTCTAGAGGACGAAAGACTCCTGAGGCGTCCGTACGAGGGGTGAAAACAGGACGAGGAAGGAGACAACTGGTCCGCATGGCTGCATTACGGAGTCCTTTTGCGTCCCCCAACACACAGAACCAGAGGCT AAAATTTGATCAAGATCTAGAATCAGTTTCCAGTGGACTCAGGAGGCTCAAACATCTGTCAAAGGCCTTTGATGACATCATCCGCAGAGATGACAG ACCCAGTACAAGGGAACGTTCTGGAGGAGCGATGATGAGAAAGTTGGACCCCAGCGGTAAACTCAGTCGCTCAAACCTCACACGTCGAGCCACAAACTTCTCAAACACGCTGGGAGGTTGGGCCCACACAGCTGTGAACACTATTCGCAAACCCAACTGa